One genomic segment of Vespa crabro chromosome 3, iyVesCrab1.2, whole genome shotgun sequence includes these proteins:
- the LOC124423134 gene encoding proton-coupled folate transporter-like isoform X1: protein MAIVTGWKCYVSVQPPIMMLIFAMSMSGTILTDLIVYRTCTVVLNINKTECLIINQNGSSNEAHRIDILVQSQVNLISMSKSFVENLLPAFLSFFVGPWSDKYGRKPLLLAGYTGYSLTFCLLSLMTMWDINPWYLLIAYMPSACFGGLCIILLASFSYISDISLEKDRTWHLAYLEILISLGLIVGIFIGPYIFKLYGYPVTLSVAAMSIVLANIYVLFFVSETVQYSSSRMWSSLFDVSLVKDLISTCIKKRDGFDRCVVWCCIMFLILYIVTMDGDMSISYLFSNARFGWDVSQYSNYMGANVALGIIGTLIGIKIIGSLKGCLETGLVMLASISSLSGVLMKAFAWQAWHMYLSVFISMFGGISGPAIRSILSKLVPSSDAGKVFSLITSIETTMPFAAASLYTTVYSHYLPPIYPSPVWLISCVLFIIMIILLICIHIRIKKMDTLQYRVISQESE from the exons atggcAATTGTTACAGGATGGAAGTGTTATGTATCAGTACAACCACCAATAATGATGTTAATATTTGCCATGTCAATGTcag GTACTATATTAACAGATTTGATAGTATATCGCACATGTACAgttgtattaaatattaataaaacagaatgtttgataataaatcaaaatggAAGTAGTAATGAAGCTCATAGAATAGATATCTTGGTACAGTCACAAGTAAATCTGATCTCCATGTCTAAATCGTTCGTTGAGAATCTTTTACCTgcttttttgtccttttttgtGGGGCCATGGAGTGACAAATATGGAAGAAAACCTCTTTTGTTAGCAGGATATACTG GCTATTCGTTAACATTTTGTCTTCTCTCATTGATGACTATGTGGGATATTAATCCTTGGTATTTATTGATAGCCTATATGCCTTCTGCATGCTTTGGAGgattatgtataattttattagctTCATTTTCTTACATTTCTGATATTAGTCTTGAAAAAGATAGAACATGGCATTTAGCTTACTTAgagatattaatttcattgggACTTATAGTAGGTATTTTTATTGGCccttatatttttaaactatATGGATATCCAGTTACACTTAGTGTGGCAGCTATGTCTATAGTGTTggcgaatatatatgtattattcttTGTATCTGAAACAGTACAATATTCTTCATCA aGAATGTGGAGTTCTTTGTTTGATGTAAGTCTTGTAAAAGATCTTATTAGtacttgtataaaaaaaagagatggttTTGATCGTTGTGTTGTTTGGTGCTGTATAATGTttcttatcttatatattGTAACGATGGATGGTGATATGtcaatttcatatttatttagcAATGCAAGATTTGGTTGGGATGTAAGTCAGTATTCTAACTATATGGGTGCTAATGTTGCATTAGGTATAATAGGAACTTTAAttggaattaaaattattggcTCTCTAAAAG GTTGTCTAGAAACTGGTTTAGTTATGTTGGCTTCTATTTCATCTCTAAGTGGTGTTCTTATGAAAGCCTTTGCATGGCAAGCTTggcatatgtatttatctgtATTTATATCAATGTTTGGTGGTATTTCTGGGCCAGCaattcgttcaattttatctaAATTAGTCCCATCTTCTGATGCAG gtaaagttttttcattaattacatCAATTGAAACAACGATGCCATTTGCTGCAGCTTCCTTATATACAACagtttattctcattacttgCCTCCAATATATCCTTCTCCCGTATGGTTAATATCatgtgttctttttattataatgattatattattgatatgcatacatatacgtattaaaaaaatggaTACGTTACAATATAGAGTGATCTCACAGGAGAGTgaataa
- the LOC124423134 gene encoding proton-coupled folate transporter-like isoform X2, with product MMLIFAMSMSGTILTDLIVYRTCTVVLNINKTECLIINQNGSSNEAHRIDILVQSQVNLISMSKSFVENLLPAFLSFFVGPWSDKYGRKPLLLAGYTGYSLTFCLLSLMTMWDINPWYLLIAYMPSACFGGLCIILLASFSYISDISLEKDRTWHLAYLEILISLGLIVGIFIGPYIFKLYGYPVTLSVAAMSIVLANIYVLFFVSETVQYSSSRMWSSLFDVSLVKDLISTCIKKRDGFDRCVVWCCIMFLILYIVTMDGDMSISYLFSNARFGWDVSQYSNYMGANVALGIIGTLIGIKIIGSLKGCLETGLVMLASISSLSGVLMKAFAWQAWHMYLSVFISMFGGISGPAIRSILSKLVPSSDAGKVFSLITSIETTMPFAAASLYTTVYSHYLPPIYPSPVWLISCVLFIIMIILLICIHIRIKKMDTLQYRVISQESE from the exons ATGATGTTAATATTTGCCATGTCAATGTcag GTACTATATTAACAGATTTGATAGTATATCGCACATGTACAgttgtattaaatattaataaaacagaatgtttgataataaatcaaaatggAAGTAGTAATGAAGCTCATAGAATAGATATCTTGGTACAGTCACAAGTAAATCTGATCTCCATGTCTAAATCGTTCGTTGAGAATCTTTTACCTgcttttttgtccttttttgtGGGGCCATGGAGTGACAAATATGGAAGAAAACCTCTTTTGTTAGCAGGATATACTG GCTATTCGTTAACATTTTGTCTTCTCTCATTGATGACTATGTGGGATATTAATCCTTGGTATTTATTGATAGCCTATATGCCTTCTGCATGCTTTGGAGgattatgtataattttattagctTCATTTTCTTACATTTCTGATATTAGTCTTGAAAAAGATAGAACATGGCATTTAGCTTACTTAgagatattaatttcattgggACTTATAGTAGGTATTTTTATTGGCccttatatttttaaactatATGGATATCCAGTTACACTTAGTGTGGCAGCTATGTCTATAGTGTTggcgaatatatatgtattattcttTGTATCTGAAACAGTACAATATTCTTCATCA aGAATGTGGAGTTCTTTGTTTGATGTAAGTCTTGTAAAAGATCTTATTAGtacttgtataaaaaaaagagatggttTTGATCGTTGTGTTGTTTGGTGCTGTATAATGTttcttatcttatatattGTAACGATGGATGGTGATATGtcaatttcatatttatttagcAATGCAAGATTTGGTTGGGATGTAAGTCAGTATTCTAACTATATGGGTGCTAATGTTGCATTAGGTATAATAGGAACTTTAAttggaattaaaattattggcTCTCTAAAAG GTTGTCTAGAAACTGGTTTAGTTATGTTGGCTTCTATTTCATCTCTAAGTGGTGTTCTTATGAAAGCCTTTGCATGGCAAGCTTggcatatgtatttatctgtATTTATATCAATGTTTGGTGGTATTTCTGGGCCAGCaattcgttcaattttatctaAATTAGTCCCATCTTCTGATGCAG gtaaagttttttcattaattacatCAATTGAAACAACGATGCCATTTGCTGCAGCTTCCTTATATACAACagtttattctcattacttgCCTCCAATATATCCTTCTCCCGTATGGTTAATATCatgtgttctttttattataatgattatattattgatatgcatacatatacgtattaaaaaaatggaTACGTTACAATATAGAGTGATCTCACAGGAGAGTgaataa
- the LOC124423137 gene encoding sepiapterin reductase isoform X1: MSIPALSGKAFLLITGASRGIGKQIAISFGPLLQKGSHVLLLATNLNALKETAAQLPSNLIIDYTSINLEVATKDDLKKVILSSLKGTDPKKFDRVIVVHNVGTAGDISKWTNDMTDINIWRKYYDLNMFIPVVLNGLLMEIFNEKTNTKKLIINITSLLGIKPCKSAGYYCSVKAAKEMFFKVFALENPEVDVLNYSPGPVDTDMLQSFLKDMSNKEFSKNLTILTKEQTITRLIEVLKNHKYKSGDHVDYFDKLE, translated from the exons ATGTCTATTCCAGCATTATCAGGCAAAGCTTTTTTGCTTATTACTGGTGCCAGTCGAGGAATTGGTAAACAAATTGCAATATCATTTGGACCATTATTACAAAAGGGATCACATGTACTTTTATTGGCAACCAACTTGAATGCTTTAAAAGAAACAGCTGCGCAATTACcttcaaatttaataattgattatacTAGTATTAATTTAGAAGTGGCCACAAAAGATGATCTAAAAA AAGTTATATTATCATCTTTGAAAGGAACTGATCCCAAAAAATTTGATAGAGTTATTGTTGTGCATAATGTTGGAACAGCTGGTGATATTTCAAAATGGACCAATGATATGACAGATATAAACATATGGAGAAAGTATTATGATCTTAATATGTTTATACCTGTTGTACTAAATGGATTATTGATGgagatatttaatgaaaaaaccAATACTAAAAAGCTAATTATCAATATCACTTCCTTACTTGGTATAAAACCATGTAAGTCAGCTGGATATTATTGTAGTGTAAAAGCAGCAAAAGAGATGTTTTTTAAG GTGTTTGCCTTAGAAAATCCTGAAGTAGATGTATTAAATTACTCACCTGGTCCTGTTGACACTGATATGTTGCAGAGTTTTCTTAAAGATATGTCTAATAAAGAATTTAGTAAAAATTTAACTATTTTAACAAAAGAGCAAACAATTACTCGTCTTATAGAAGTCttgaaaaatcataaatataaatctggTGACCATGTAGATTACTTTGATAAACTGGAGTAA
- the LOC124423137 gene encoding uncharacterized protein LOC124423137 isoform X2, producing the protein MKTDINDPWSRTDTEILEDTGGDNRFEDSFVEKSVYKHEKLSDSEQYLQKLYSRLKALQKNTTKKDLVSSLSVAKEECIARLIISEYTFKSEEEAILGSNPLIRHIVPHLQALTASELIHLLKADVLQVVTEAIEEQELNNKNK; encoded by the exons ATGAAGACAGACATTAATGATCCGTGGTCTAGAACAGATACAGAGATCTTGGAAGATACTGGAGGTGATAATCGTTTTGAGGATTCTTTTGTAGAAAAATCCGTATATAAACATGAAAAATTATCAGATTCGgaacaatatttacaaaaattgt attcaaGGTTGAAGGCTCTTCAAAAAAATACCACAAAAAAAGATCTTGTAAGCTCTTTATCAGTAGCAAAAGAGGAGTGTATTGCGCGTTTGATAATTTCAGAATATACTTTTAAATCAGAAGAAGAAGCCATATTAGGTTCAAATCCTTTAATACGTCATATAGTTCCTCATTTACAG gCATTGACAGCAAGTGAACTTATTCATCTTCTGAAAGCTGATGTACTTCAAGTAGTTACAGAAGCTATTGAAGAACAagaattaaacaataaaaataaataa
- the LOC124423136 gene encoding ras-related C3 botulinum toxin substrate 1-like isoform X1, translating to MKGRGCGRIKSETMPPSSHTNWTKPLLKGGQMMQMQVKRVTGNGQNQNSNGNSNDSSGIPHDRRIKVVLVGDGAVGKTSLVVSYSTNGFPGEYVPTAFDNYKVVVNVDGQPVNVQLCDTAGQDDFDPLRSLCYPETDVFLVCFSVVCPSSYHSVASWWINEVRKYCPNAPIILVGTKSDLRSDVRLMLQLARYGQAPITTAQGHQLAQRLGAVSYVETSALTHHDLKEAFDQAIVSALNARRGGIGLICRRRKPPSLWRRWLCCLERPQSNDA from the exons ATGAAGGGCCGCGGATGCGGAAGAATAAAGAGTGAGACAATGCCGCCGTCGTCGCATACGAACTGGACGAAACCGTTGCTGAAGGGCGGCCAAATGATGCAGATGCAGGTAAAACGAGTTACTGGAAACGGACAGAATCAAAATTCGAACGGGAACAGCAACGATAGCAGTGGCATCCCGCACGATCGGAGAATCAAGGTGGTCCTAGTGGGCGACGGTGCTGTCGGGAAGACTAGCTTAGTCGTCTCCTACTCGACGAATGGATTTCCTGGCGAATACGTACCCACCGCTTTTGATAATTACAAAG TTGTGGTTAATGTTGATGGACAACCTGTAAATGTTCAACTTTGTGACACTGCCGGACAAGATGACTTTGATCCTTTGAGATCACTCTGCTACCCAGAAACAGATGTATTTTTAGTATGCTTTAGTGTTGTATGTCCATCTTCCTACCATAGTGTCGCATCATGGTGGATCAACGAAGTTCGAAAATACTGCCCAAATGCTCCAATAATTTTa GTAGGAACAAAAAGTGATCTAAGATCGGATGTTCGTCTGATGCTACAATTAGCAAGATATGGTCAAGCACCAATCACAACAGCTCAAGGTCATCAGTTAGCTCAAAGATTAGGTGCAGTAAGTTATGTGGAAACATCTGCGTTAACTCACCATGACTTAAAGGAGGCTTTTGATCAAGCGATCGTTAGTGCTCTCAATGCAAGACGCGGAGGTATCGGCTTAATATGCAGACGCCGAAAACCTCCATCGTTATGGCGTAGATGGTTATGTTGTTTAGAAAGACCACAGTCAAACGATGCGTAG
- the LOC124423136 gene encoding ras-related C3 botulinum toxin substrate 1-like isoform X2 has product MPPSSHTNWTKPLLKGGQMMQMQVKRVTGNGQNQNSNGNSNDSSGIPHDRRIKVVLVGDGAVGKTSLVVSYSTNGFPGEYVPTAFDNYKVVVNVDGQPVNVQLCDTAGQDDFDPLRSLCYPETDVFLVCFSVVCPSSYHSVASWWINEVRKYCPNAPIILVGTKSDLRSDVRLMLQLARYGQAPITTAQGHQLAQRLGAVSYVETSALTHHDLKEAFDQAIVSALNARRGGIGLICRRRKPPSLWRRWLCCLERPQSNDA; this is encoded by the exons ATGCCGCCGTCGTCGCATACGAACTGGACGAAACCGTTGCTGAAGGGCGGCCAAATGATGCAGATGCAGGTAAAACGAGTTACTGGAAACGGACAGAATCAAAATTCGAACGGGAACAGCAACGATAGCAGTGGCATCCCGCACGATCGGAGAATCAAGGTGGTCCTAGTGGGCGACGGTGCTGTCGGGAAGACTAGCTTAGTCGTCTCCTACTCGACGAATGGATTTCCTGGCGAATACGTACCCACCGCTTTTGATAATTACAAAG TTGTGGTTAATGTTGATGGACAACCTGTAAATGTTCAACTTTGTGACACTGCCGGACAAGATGACTTTGATCCTTTGAGATCACTCTGCTACCCAGAAACAGATGTATTTTTAGTATGCTTTAGTGTTGTATGTCCATCTTCCTACCATAGTGTCGCATCATGGTGGATCAACGAAGTTCGAAAATACTGCCCAAATGCTCCAATAATTTTa GTAGGAACAAAAAGTGATCTAAGATCGGATGTTCGTCTGATGCTACAATTAGCAAGATATGGTCAAGCACCAATCACAACAGCTCAAGGTCATCAGTTAGCTCAAAGATTAGGTGCAGTAAGTTATGTGGAAACATCTGCGTTAACTCACCATGACTTAAAGGAGGCTTTTGATCAAGCGATCGTTAGTGCTCTCAATGCAAGACGCGGAGGTATCGGCTTAATATGCAGACGCCGAAAACCTCCATCGTTATGGCGTAGATGGTTATGTTGTTTAGAAAGACCACAGTCAAACGATGCGTAG
- the LOC124423135 gene encoding phosphatidylserine decarboxylase proenzyme, mitochondrial has protein sequence MRRLVASWRKSPYLLLLQHGRKEYDRDIMHYSKYVMRFMGGQRMLNRNISHATSNQTSIGSKISVMRKLKLVVPIGIGVSLIAFFQWRHFRKYKHTTQGEVIQGPLNDFIVNCYCCLPLRITSRIWGWIANREVPVSLRPGVYQFYAKIFNADLEEVAGDLSGFPTLVDFFVRPLKEETRPIAKNTNMVSPSDGTVLHFGPVTSCRVEQVKGMTYDLRHFLGDIDLEESKEKITYTEEDNKKYVKSLLKNPANQLYQITVYLAPGDYHRFHSPTDWEIEFRRHFQGKLLSVNPKIARFLPDLFSLNERVVYIGKWAEGFMAYAAVGATNVGSIKIYCDKELTTNKIIWPKMKRWEDAKLECTHISKGQLFGEFRMGSTIVLLFEAPEDFQFCLNVGQTIKVGQALSECIVKSDEKYLSGSL, from the exons ATGCGACGTCTGGTGGCAAGCTGGAGGAAGTCTCCGTACTTGCTATTGCTTCAACATGGGAG aaaagagTATGATCGAGACATCATGCATTATTCAAAATATGTAATGCGGTTTATGGGAGGACAAAGGatgttaaatagaaatatatcacATGCAACTTCAAATCAAACATCAATAGGCTCAAAGATTTCTGTCAtgagaaaattgaaattagtTGTCCCTATAGGAATAGGTGTTTCATTGATTGCTTTTTTCCAGTGGAGACATTTTAGGAAATATAAACATACTACACAGGGTGAAGTAATACAAGGGCCGCTTAATGATTTTATA GTAAATTGCTATTGTTGTCTTCCATTGAGAATAACAAGTAGGATATGGGGTTGGATAGCTAATAGAGAAGTACCTGTTAGTTTAAGACCAGGTGTATATCAATTCTatgcaaaaatttttaatgcagATTTGGAAGAAGTAGCTGGTGATTTGTCAGGATTTCCAACTTTAGTAGATTTTTTTGTAAGACCACTCAAGGAAGAAACAAGACCCATAGCTAAGAATACAAATatg gTTTCTCCTTCAGATGGTACAGTCCTTCATTTTGGACCAGTAACATCTTGCCGTGTGGAACAAGTTAAAGGGATGACTTATGATCTTAGGCATTTTTTGGGAGATATAGATTTAGAGGAatctaaagagaaaataacttATAcggaagaagataataaaaaatatgtcaaGAGTCTTTTGAAAAATCCGGCGaatcaattatatcaaataacaGTTTACTTAGCACCAGGCGATTATCATCGTTTTCATAGTCCAACTGACTGGGAGATTGAATTTCGAAGACACTTTCAAG GTAAATTATTAAGTGTCAATCCAAAGATAGCTAGATTTTTACCAGATTTATTTTCGCTAAATGAGCGTGTGGTATACATTGGAAAATGGGCGGAAGGTTTCATGGCTTATGCCGCAGTAGGTGCCACTAATGTTGGTTCTATTAAAATCTATTGTGATAAAGAATTAACtacaaataaaatcatatgGCCGAAAATGAAACGTTGGGAAGATGCGAAGTTAGAGTGTACTCATATATCTAAAGGACAATTATTTGGTGAATTCAGAATGGGATCTACCATTGTACTTCTATTTGAGGCACCAGAAGACTTTCAATTTTGTCTAAATGTAGGACAGACCATAAAAGTTGGTCAGGCATTATCTGAATGCATTGTTAAAtcagatgaaaaatatttatcaggaagtttatga